A stretch of DNA from Nonlabens ponticola:
TGTTTTGTGCTGTATTTAAATCCATTTACGTTGCTTATACCGATAGCATCTCTTTTACCCAAGCTGTTTTCGGCGATGACAGCATCTCCTGATATCACCATAGTATAAACCCCATTTTCTTCTGATTTGAGTTGATAGGTAAATGCTCCTGATTGATTGTCGATATCCGTTATATATAGATATGCATCCTGATGTATCCATGTACCTGCATCATCAGGAGATGGTGATACCAACTGTTGCAACCTATTCTTGCTCTCACCGTCTTTAAGAACTACCTCATCATAACGAGGCTCAACATTCTTAGCGTTTGGAAAAATCCAAATCTGAAATAATTTTAACTCTTCAGTATCGCTAGCATTATACTCAGAATGTGTGACACCTGTACCTGCACTCATAACTTGTACCTCGCCGGTCTTAATCTGAGCAACGTTGCCCATGCTATCCTTGTGTTCTAAAGTACCTGATAATGGAATCGTAATGATTTCCATGTTATCATGAGGATGAGTTGGAAAGCCCGCTCCTGGAGCTATGCGATCGTCGTTGAGAA
This window harbors:
- a CDS encoding pirin family protein; this translates as MKTIIHKANTRGHANHGWLEANHSFSFASWFNPERIQFGALRVLNDDRIAPGAGFPTHPHDNMEIITIPLSGTLEHKDSMGNVAQIKTGEVQVMSAGTGVTHSEYNASDTEELKLFQIWIFPNAKNVEPRYDEVVLKDGESKNRLQQLVSPSPDDAGTWIHQDAYLYITDIDNQSGAFTYQLKSEENGVYTMVISGDAVIAENSLGKRDAIGISNVNGFKYSTKHSARILFIEVPMNF